One stretch of Streptomyces sp. A2-16 DNA includes these proteins:
- a CDS encoding cellulase family glycosylhydrolase — MFRSLRRVLCAVAAALLLPLGAAGLQPAHAAESAGAGYWHTSGRQILDASGQPVRIAGINWFGFETGNNVVHGLWSRDYKSMIDQMKSLGYNTIRIPFSDDIFKSGTVPNSIDFSGGKNAGLQGLNSLGVLDRIVSYAGQDGLKVILDRHRPDSGGQSALWYTAAVPESTWIANLKALATRYKGQDTVVGIDLHNEPHDPACWGCGDTATDWRLAAQRAGNAVLGINPDLLIFVEGVQTFNGVSGWWGGNLMGVAQYPVQLNVANRVVYSAHDYATSVAQQSWFSDPSFPANMPGIWDKYWGYIFKQNIAPVWVGEFGTTLQSTVDQKWLAALVSYLRPTSTYGADAFHWTFWSWNPNSGDTGGILKDDWQTVDTVKDGYLASVKAPGFPGSGGGGDPGDPGGGTAACTASYSVSSDWGSGFNAEVKVTNSGSTALSSWKVTWTWPGAQKVTSMWNASYTQSGSTVTATNASHNGAVAVGGSASFGFGGAPGGGGVPSVSCTAA, encoded by the coding sequence ATGTTCCGCAGCTTGCGAAGAGTGCTGTGCGCGGTGGCGGCGGCGCTCCTGTTGCCGCTGGGTGCCGCCGGTCTCCAACCGGCCCACGCCGCGGAGTCGGCCGGCGCCGGCTACTGGCACACCAGCGGCCGCCAGATCCTGGACGCGTCCGGGCAGCCGGTCCGCATCGCCGGGATCAACTGGTTCGGCTTCGAGACCGGCAACAACGTGGTCCACGGCCTCTGGTCCCGCGACTACAAGTCCATGATCGACCAGATGAAGTCGCTCGGCTACAACACGATCCGCATCCCGTTCAGCGACGACATCTTCAAGTCGGGCACCGTCCCCAACAGCATCGACTTCTCCGGCGGCAAGAACGCCGGCCTCCAGGGCCTCAACTCCCTCGGCGTCCTGGACAGGATCGTCTCGTACGCCGGCCAGGACGGTCTCAAGGTCATTCTCGACCGGCACCGCCCGGACTCCGGCGGCCAGTCGGCGCTCTGGTACACCGCCGCGGTCCCGGAGTCGACGTGGATCGCCAACCTCAAGGCCCTGGCGACGCGTTACAAGGGTCAGGACACGGTCGTGGGCATCGACCTGCACAACGAACCGCACGATCCGGCCTGTTGGGGCTGCGGGGACACCGCCACGGACTGGCGCCTCGCCGCCCAGCGGGCCGGGAACGCGGTGCTGGGCATCAACCCCGACCTGCTGATCTTCGTCGAGGGCGTGCAGACCTTCAACGGCGTCTCCGGCTGGTGGGGCGGCAACCTGATGGGTGTCGCGCAGTACCCGGTGCAGCTGAACGTGGCCAACCGGGTCGTCTACTCCGCCCACGACTACGCGACCAGCGTGGCCCAGCAGAGCTGGTTCAGCGATCCCTCGTTCCCCGCCAACATGCCGGGGATCTGGGACAAGTACTGGGGCTACATCTTCAAGCAGAACATCGCGCCGGTGTGGGTGGGCGAGTTCGGCACCACCCTCCAGTCGACCGTGGACCAGAAGTGGCTGGCCGCGCTGGTCTCGTATCTGCGGCCGACCTCGACCTACGGCGCCGACGCCTTCCACTGGACCTTCTGGTCGTGGAACCCCAACTCCGGTGACACGGGAGGCATCCTGAAGGACGACTGGCAGACCGTGGACACCGTGAAGGACGGGTACCTGGCGAGCGTCAAGGCGCCGGGCTTCCCGGGCTCGGGCGGCGGGGGCGACCCCGGTGACCCGGGTGGCGGCACGGCGGCCTGCACCGCCTCCTACTCGGTCAGCAGCGACTGGGGGAGCGGCTTCAACGCCGAGGTCAAGGTCACCAACTCCGGCTCCACCGCGCTGAGTTCCTGGAAGGTGACCTGGACCTGGCCGGGCGCGCAGAAGGTCACCTCCATGTGGAACGCGTCGTACACCCAGAGCGGATCCACCGTGACCGCCACGAACGCCTCGCACAACGGGGCGGTCGCCGTGGGCGGTTCGGCGAGCTTCGGGTTCGGGGGCGCGCCCGGGGGCGGGGGTGTGCCGAGTGTGAGCTGCACGGCTGCGTGA
- a CDS encoding FAD-binding and (Fe-S)-binding domain-containing protein, whose translation MTDLEADLRKAVRGEVAFDVTSRALVTMDASNYRRVPLGVVAPRDADDVAAVLEVCRAHGVPVVPRGGGTSIAGQATGTGVVLDFTRHMNRLVSLDPEARTAVVQPGLVLDRLQEAAAPHGLRFGPDPSTHSRCTLGGMIGNNSCGSHSVAWGTTADSVSELDVVTARGERLRLGQGWAGAPAGLRELVDGELARLRTGFPELPRRISGYALDALLPEHRADVARAFCGSEGTLGVLTEAVVRLVEAPHATALAVLGYAGEGAAAEAAAGLLTHRPLTVEGMAADLVPSAASLPRGGAWLFVETGGATAAEARARAERIVRAADVLDALVVTDPAGQRALWRIREDASGTATRMPDGSEAWPGWEDCAVPPHRLGAYLRDFRELLGAHGLRGTPYGHFGDGCIHVRIDFDLLTEAGVGRFRRFSEELADLVAAHGGSLSGEHGDGQARAELLPRMYGAELVALFERAKAVWDPDDLLNPGMLVRPAPLDTNLRFSVLPRKPVDVAFGYPADGGDFSAAVRRCVGVAKCRTTSVTGPAVMCPSFRATGEEEHSTRGRARLLHEMLAGESGGPVTDGWRSTEVRDALDLCLSCKGCRSDCPVGVDMATYKAEFLHHHYAGRRRPASHHSMGRLPEWLRWVDGLRLAPLVNSLVSVRPLAAVAKRLGGIAAERPIPRVAARTFSRWWDGRTARGTGDLVVLWPDTFTEHFSPAVGQAAVRVLEAAGLRVALPPTVHLEKAPVGDGRTVALDPVSLLRGRGRVCCGLTYVSTGQLDRARTVLRRTLDLMGPVLETSAPVVVLEPSCAAALRSDLPELLHDDPRAALLASRVLTFAEALERLAPGWRPPVLGRPVVGQTHCHQHAVLGDAPDRRLREAAGLTGELTGGCCGLAGNFGFEKGHFEVSRSCAEEQLLPSVREAPEDAVLLADGFSCRTQLEQLAGLRGRHLAEVLADALQDALPEGTDPGR comes from the coding sequence ATGACGGATCTTGAGGCCGATCTCCGCAAGGCCGTCCGCGGTGAGGTCGCCTTCGACGTCACCTCCCGGGCCCTGGTCACCATGGACGCCTCCAACTACCGGCGCGTCCCCCTCGGGGTCGTCGCCCCGCGGGACGCCGACGACGTGGCCGCCGTGCTGGAGGTCTGCCGCGCGCACGGCGTACCCGTCGTCCCCCGCGGCGGCGGCACCTCCATCGCCGGACAGGCCACCGGTACCGGAGTCGTGCTCGACTTCACCCGGCACATGAACCGGCTGGTCTCCCTGGACCCCGAGGCCCGTACCGCCGTCGTCCAGCCCGGGCTCGTGCTCGACCGGCTCCAGGAGGCCGCCGCCCCGCACGGACTGCGCTTCGGCCCCGACCCGTCCACCCACAGCCGCTGCACGCTCGGCGGGATGATCGGCAACAACTCCTGCGGCTCGCACTCGGTGGCGTGGGGCACCACCGCGGACAGCGTGAGCGAGCTCGACGTCGTCACCGCGCGCGGTGAGCGGCTGCGACTCGGACAGGGGTGGGCCGGGGCGCCCGCGGGGCTGCGGGAGCTGGTCGACGGGGAGCTCGCGCGGCTGCGGACCGGCTTCCCCGAGCTGCCCCGCCGCATCTCCGGATACGCCCTGGACGCCCTGCTGCCGGAGCACCGGGCCGATGTGGCCCGGGCCTTCTGCGGCAGCGAGGGCACCCTCGGCGTCCTCACCGAAGCGGTCGTACGACTCGTCGAGGCGCCCCACGCGACCGCGCTCGCGGTGCTGGGGTACGCGGGCGAGGGCGCGGCCGCCGAGGCCGCCGCCGGGCTGCTGACGCACCGCCCCCTGACGGTGGAGGGCATGGCGGCCGACCTGGTGCCCTCGGCGGCCTCGCTGCCCAGAGGCGGCGCCTGGCTGTTCGTGGAGACGGGCGGTGCCACGGCGGCCGAGGCACGCGCGCGTGCGGAGCGGATCGTGCGCGCGGCCGACGTCCTCGACGCGCTGGTGGTGACCGACCCGGCCGGACAGCGGGCGCTGTGGCGGATCCGCGAGGACGCGAGCGGTACGGCGACCCGGATGCCGGACGGCTCGGAGGCCTGGCCCGGCTGGGAGGACTGCGCGGTGCCGCCGCATCGGCTGGGCGCGTACCTGCGGGACTTCCGGGAGCTGCTGGGCGCGCACGGGCTGCGCGGGACGCCGTACGGCCATTTCGGCGACGGGTGCATCCACGTCCGCATCGACTTCGACCTGCTGACCGAGGCCGGCGTGGGACGTTTCCGTCGCTTCTCCGAGGAACTCGCCGACCTGGTCGCGGCGCACGGCGGGTCGCTGTCCGGGGAGCACGGGGACGGACAGGCGCGCGCCGAACTGCTGCCCCGGATGTACGGCGCCGAGTTGGTGGCCCTGTTCGAGCGGGCCAAGGCGGTGTGGGACCCGGACGACCTCCTCAACCCCGGGATGCTGGTCCGCCCGGCGCCCCTCGACACCAACCTCCGCTTCTCCGTCCTGCCCCGGAAGCCGGTCGACGTGGCCTTCGGCTACCCGGCCGACGGCGGTGACTTCTCGGCGGCCGTACGACGCTGCGTCGGGGTCGCGAAATGCCGTACGACGTCGGTGACCGGGCCCGCCGTCATGTGCCCGTCGTTCCGGGCCACCGGCGAGGAGGAGCACTCCACGCGCGGTCGTGCCCGGCTGCTGCACGAGATGCTGGCGGGCGAGTCGGGCGGCCCGGTGACCGACGGCTGGCGATCGACCGAGGTGCGCGACGCCCTCGACCTGTGCCTGTCCTGCAAGGGCTGCCGGAGCGACTGCCCGGTCGGGGTCGACATGGCCACGTACAAGGCGGAGTTCCTGCACCACCACTACGCGGGACGACGGCGCCCGGCGTCCCACCACAGCATGGGCCGGCTACCGGAGTGGCTGCGCTGGGTGGACGGACTGCGGCTGGCCCCGCTGGTCAACTCCCTCGTCTCCGTAAGGCCGTTGGCCGCCGTCGCGAAACGGCTCGGCGGAATCGCGGCCGAGCGGCCGATCCCGAGGGTGGCGGCGCGGACGTTCAGCCGGTGGTGGGACGGGCGCACCGCCCGCGGCACCGGTGACCTGGTCGTCCTGTGGCCGGACACGTTCACCGAGCACTTCTCGCCGGCCGTGGGGCAGGCGGCCGTACGGGTGCTGGAGGCGGCGGGGCTGCGGGTGGCGCTACCGCCCACCGTGCACCTGGAGAAGGCACCGGTGGGCGACGGCAGAACGGTCGCCCTCGACCCGGTGTCCCTGCTGCGCGGCCGGGGCCGGGTCTGCTGCGGTCTGACGTACGTCTCGACGGGCCAACTCGACCGCGCCCGTACGGTGTTGCGCCGCACCCTCGACCTGATGGGCCCGGTGCTGGAGACCTCGGCCCCGGTCGTCGTCCTGGAACCGAGCTGCGCCGCCGCGCTCCGCAGCGACCTCCCGGAGCTGCTGCACGACGACCCGCGCGCCGCCCTTCTCGCCTCCCGGGTCCTGACCTTCGCGGAGGCCCTCGAGCGACTCGCCCCCGGCTGGCGGCCACCGGTCCTGGGCCGCCCGGTCGTCGGCCAGACGCACTGCCACCAGCACGCGGTCCTCGGCGACGCCCCCGACCGCCGGCTGCGCGAGGCCGCCGGCCTCACCGGCGAACTGACCGGCGGCTGCTGCGGCCTGGCGGGCAACTTCGGCTTCGAGAAAGGGCACTTCGAGGTCTCACGGAGCTGCGCGGAGGAGCAACTGCTCCCGTCGGTGCGCGAGGCCCCCGAGGACGCGGTGCTGCTGGCCGACGGCTTCTCCTGCCGCACCCAGCTGGAACAACTCGCGGGGCTGCGGGGGCGGCATCTGGCGGAGGTGCTGGCGGACGCGTTGCAGGACGCGTTGCCGGAGGGAACCGACCCGGGGCGGTGA
- a CDS encoding EamA family transporter: protein MTTPDTATPARVSPSPTAAAAVGTPRRRTSLGPVGLVLAGGVSVQFGAALAVLLMPRAGALGVVTLRLMAAAVVLLIVCRPRLRGHSRADWGTVVVFGLTMAAMNGLFYQAVDRIPLGAAVTLEVLGPLTLSVLASRRAVNAVWAGLALAGVFLLGGGDFGALDPWGVVFALAAGAMWATYIVFSARTGRRFPQADGLALAMAVGALAFLPLGIAESGAKLLDPVTVGLGAAVALMSSVLPYTLELLALRTLPASAFAILMSLEPALAALAGFLILDQALSAVQALAIALVIAASMGAVRTQVGRGDRGTPRESPR, encoded by the coding sequence GTGACTACGCCCGACACCGCCACCCCGGCCCGCGTCTCCCCGTCCCCGACAGCGGCCGCCGCCGTCGGCACGCCCCGGCGCCGTACCTCCCTGGGTCCCGTCGGGCTGGTGCTGGCCGGCGGGGTCTCCGTGCAGTTCGGGGCCGCGCTGGCGGTCCTGCTGATGCCGAGGGCGGGGGCCCTCGGTGTGGTGACGCTGCGGCTGATGGCCGCCGCGGTCGTTCTGCTGATCGTGTGCCGCCCCCGGCTGCGTGGCCACTCCCGCGCCGACTGGGGCACGGTCGTCGTCTTCGGTCTCACCATGGCCGCGATGAACGGCCTCTTCTATCAGGCCGTCGACCGCATCCCGCTCGGCGCCGCGGTGACCCTGGAGGTCCTGGGCCCTCTCACGCTCTCCGTGCTGGCCTCCCGCCGTGCGGTGAACGCGGTCTGGGCCGGACTCGCGCTCGCCGGGGTCTTCCTCCTCGGCGGCGGGGACTTCGGTGCCCTGGACCCGTGGGGCGTGGTGTTCGCCCTGGCCGCCGGTGCCATGTGGGCGACGTACATCGTCTTCAGCGCGCGCACCGGCCGCCGCTTCCCGCAGGCCGACGGCCTCGCCCTGGCGATGGCGGTCGGCGCGCTGGCCTTCCTGCCGCTGGGCATCGCGGAGTCGGGCGCCAAGCTCCTCGACCCGGTGACCGTGGGTCTGGGAGCGGCGGTGGCCCTGATGTCCTCCGTGCTGCCCTACACCCTCGAACTCCTCGCCCTGCGCACGCTGCCCGCGTCCGCCTTCGCGATCCTCATGAGCCTGGAACCGGCCCTGGCCGCCCTGGCGGGCTTCCTGATCCTCGACCAGGCGCTGTCCGCGGTCCAGGCGCTCGCCATCGCGCTCGTGATCGCGGCGAGCATGGGAGCGGTCCGTACGCAGGTGGGACGCGGTGACCGGGGAACTCCCCGGGAATCCCCGCGGTAG
- a CDS encoding ABC transporter permease, whose protein sequence is MSTPEAVHGRTYWVLADVWNIVRRGLTHYQRQPVNIAWQLGFPILSVLLYGYVFGSAMQVPGGGDYKDFLMPGMFVMTMAFGFINTATLVVYDATKGVIDRFRSMPMASAAVVAGRGVTDLLVACAELAIMMLTAVAMGWRPDGGFGFLAAFGLLLWLRFALIWIGVWLGLMVPNPEAAGGLFAVAFPLTMISSIFVAPQLMPDWLGAVAAWNPISSTAAATRDLFGTPVGGGDSWVEQHALLMAGVWPVVLTAVFLPLAVRRFQKLSR, encoded by the coding sequence ATGAGCACACCGGAGGCCGTCCACGGCCGCACCTACTGGGTCCTCGCCGACGTCTGGAACATCGTCCGCCGCGGACTCACCCACTACCAGCGCCAACCCGTCAACATCGCCTGGCAGCTGGGCTTCCCCATCCTCTCCGTCCTGCTCTACGGCTATGTCTTCGGCAGCGCCATGCAGGTGCCCGGCGGCGGGGACTACAAGGACTTCCTGATGCCGGGCATGTTCGTGATGACGATGGCCTTCGGCTTCATCAACACCGCGACCCTGGTGGTGTACGACGCCACGAAGGGCGTGATCGACCGGTTCCGCTCGATGCCGATGGCCTCGGCCGCGGTCGTCGCGGGGCGCGGGGTGACCGATCTCCTCGTCGCCTGCGCCGAGCTGGCCATCATGATGCTCACCGCGGTGGCGATGGGCTGGCGTCCGGACGGCGGGTTCGGTTTCCTCGCCGCCTTCGGGCTGCTGCTGTGGCTCAGGTTCGCGCTGATCTGGATCGGAGTGTGGCTGGGGCTCATGGTCCCCAACCCGGAGGCGGCGGGCGGGCTGTTCGCGGTCGCCTTCCCGCTCACGATGATCTCCAGCATCTTCGTCGCGCCCCAGCTGATGCCCGACTGGCTCGGCGCGGTGGCCGCGTGGAACCCGATCTCCTCGACGGCGGCGGCCACCCGTGATCTGTTCGGGACGCCGGTGGGCGGCGGGGACTCCTGGGTCGAGCAGCATGCGCTGCTCATGGCCGGGGTGTGGCCGGTGGTGCTCACGGCGGTGTTCCTGCCGCTGGCGGTGCGGAGGTTCCAGAAGCTCAGTAGGTGA
- a CDS encoding alpha/beta hydrolase translates to MRRSAVVLCGATVVLAGAVTAVPAEAGTSGTAVTALSAKVSWKKCGTENYPTLQCGSVKVPLDYAHPKGRQITLALSRVPHTAKKYQGPLLVNPGGPGGSGLTLAGFVASALPKAVAAQYDVIGFDPRGVGKSSPALDCKPGHFNPVRPASVPNTPAIEKANLERAKSFAAACGRKYASVLPYINTINAVKDMDSIRKSLGAKKINYFGYSYGTYLGQVYAKLFPGNVRRLVLDSIVDPDGVWYDANISQDYAFDARQKALMAWIAKYNSTYELGTDPAKIEAKWYAMQAELTKNPAGGKVGAAELEDTFIPGGYYNGYWPDLAKAFAAYVNDKNAAPLVEAYENLAAIDASGDNGYSVYTAVQCRDASWPRDWKQWQKDNWAVYKKAPFMAWSNAWYNAPCAFWPTKTLKPVNVANSKLPPVLLFQATNDAATPYQGGVTVHRLLKHSSLVVEQGGGNHGISLSGNACLDKYLAKYLTDGTVPRGHGTADAVCKKLPDPTPAAAQPATASALTGASTPATAATGGDELHQLLGFRG, encoded by the coding sequence ATGAGAAGAAGCGCAGTTGTGCTGTGTGGTGCGACCGTCGTCCTGGCGGGAGCCGTCACGGCCGTCCCCGCCGAGGCCGGTACCTCCGGTACCGCGGTCACCGCCCTGTCGGCGAAGGTCAGTTGGAAGAAGTGCGGCACCGAGAACTACCCGACCCTGCAGTGCGGGTCGGTGAAGGTGCCGCTGGACTACGCCCACCCCAAGGGGCGCCAGATAACCCTGGCCCTGTCCCGGGTCCCGCACACCGCGAAGAAGTACCAGGGCCCGCTGCTGGTCAACCCGGGCGGCCCCGGCGGCAGCGGTCTGACGCTCGCCGGCTTCGTCGCCTCGGCCCTGCCCAAGGCGGTCGCGGCCCAGTACGACGTCATCGGCTTCGACCCGCGCGGGGTGGGCAAGAGCTCGCCCGCCCTCGACTGCAAGCCGGGCCACTTCAACCCGGTCCGCCCCGCGAGCGTCCCGAACACGCCCGCGATCGAGAAGGCGAACCTGGAGCGCGCCAAGTCCTTCGCCGCCGCCTGCGGCCGCAAGTACGCGAGCGTGCTGCCGTACATCAACACGATCAACGCCGTGAAGGACATGGACTCGATCCGCAAGTCCCTCGGCGCGAAGAAGATCAACTACTTCGGCTACTCGTACGGCACCTACCTGGGCCAGGTCTACGCGAAGCTCTTCCCGGGCAACGTGCGCCGGCTGGTGCTCGACTCGATCGTCGACCCCGACGGGGTCTGGTACGACGCCAACATCTCGCAGGACTACGCCTTCGACGCCCGCCAGAAGGCCCTGATGGCATGGATCGCGAAGTACAACTCCACGTACGAGCTCGGTACCGACCCGGCCAAGATCGAGGCCAAGTGGTACGCGATGCAGGCCGAGTTGACGAAGAATCCGGCGGGCGGCAAGGTGGGCGCGGCCGAGCTGGAGGACACCTTCATCCCGGGCGGCTACTACAACGGCTACTGGCCCGACCTGGCCAAGGCGTTCGCCGCGTACGTGAACGACAAGAACGCCGCCCCGCTGGTCGAGGCGTACGAGAACCTCGCCGCGATCGACGCCTCCGGTGACAACGGCTACAGCGTCTACACCGCCGTGCAGTGCCGTGACGCCTCCTGGCCGCGCGACTGGAAGCAGTGGCAGAAGGACAACTGGGCCGTGTACAAGAAGGCTCCCTTCATGGCCTGGAGCAACGCCTGGTACAACGCGCCGTGCGCGTTCTGGCCCACGAAGACGCTGAAGCCGGTGAACGTCGCCAACTCCAAGCTCCCGCCGGTGCTGCTGTTCCAGGCGACGAACGACGCGGCCACCCCGTACCAGGGCGGTGTCACCGTCCACCGTCTGCTCAAGCACTCCAGCCTGGTCGTCGAGCAGGGCGGCGGCAACCACGGCATCTCGCTGAGCGGCAACGCCTGCCTGGACAAGTACCTCGCGAAGTACCTGACCGACGGCACGGTCCCCCGCGGCCACGGCACCGCCGACGCGGTCTGCAAGAAGCTCCCCGACCCGACGCCGGCGGCGGCCCAGCCGGCCACGGCGTCGGCCCTGACCGGCGCCTCCACGCCGGCCACGGCGGCCACCGGCGGTGACGAGCTGCACCAGCTGCTCGGCTTCCGCGGCTGA
- the serC gene encoding phosphoserine transaminase yields the protein MAEIQIPADIKPADGRFGAGPSKVRTEALDALAATGTSLLGTSHRQAPVKNLVGKVREGISELFSLPEGYEVVLGNGGSTAFWDVATHGLIENKSQHLTFGEFSSKFAKASKLAPWLAEPTVVSSDPGTHPEPRAEAGVDVYAFTHNETSTGVAAPIKRVAGADEGSLVLVDATSGAGGLPVDITETDVYYFAPQKSFASDGGLWIGVFSPAAIERAERIHASGRHIPEFFSLPTAIDNSRKNQTYNTPALATLFLLNEQLEWINGQGGLAWSTARTKDSSTRLYTWAEESKHATPFVTDPAKRSQVIGTIDFSDEIDAAAVAKVLRANGIVDTEPYRKLGRNQLRVAMFPAIDPADVEALTKCIDHVIEKL from the coding sequence GTGGCTGAGATCCAGATTCCCGCTGACATCAAGCCCGCCGACGGTCGATTCGGCGCGGGCCCCTCCAAGGTGCGGACGGAAGCGCTGGACGCGCTGGCCGCAACCGGTACGTCTCTGCTCGGTACCTCCCACCGCCAGGCCCCGGTGAAGAACCTGGTCGGCAAGGTGCGCGAGGGCATCAGTGAGTTGTTCTCCCTTCCCGAGGGCTACGAGGTCGTCCTCGGCAACGGCGGCTCGACCGCGTTCTGGGACGTGGCGACGCACGGCCTGATCGAGAACAAGTCGCAGCACCTGACCTTCGGCGAGTTCTCCTCGAAGTTCGCGAAGGCGTCCAAGCTGGCCCCCTGGCTGGCGGAGCCGACCGTCGTCTCCTCCGACCCCGGCACGCACCCGGAGCCGCGGGCCGAGGCGGGCGTCGACGTGTACGCCTTCACCCACAACGAGACCTCGACGGGTGTCGCGGCCCCGATCAAGAGGGTGGCGGGCGCGGACGAGGGGTCCCTGGTCCTGGTCGACGCGACGAGCGGCGCCGGCGGCCTGCCGGTCGACATCACCGAGACGGACGTCTACTACTTCGCCCCGCAGAAGTCCTTCGCCTCCGACGGCGGCCTGTGGATCGGCGTGTTCTCCCCGGCCGCGATCGAGCGCGCCGAGCGGATCCACGCGTCGGGCCGTCACATCCCGGAGTTCTTCTCGCTCCCCACGGCGATCGACAACTCCCGCAAGAACCAGACGTACAACACCCCGGCGCTGGCCACCCTCTTCCTGCTGAACGAGCAGCTGGAGTGGATCAACGGCCAGGGCGGTCTGGCCTGGTCGACGGCCCGCACGAAGGACTCCTCGACCCGCCTGTACACCTGGGCGGAGGAGTCCAAGCACGCGACCCCGTTCGTCACGGACCCGGCCAAGCGCTCGCAAGTCATCGGCACGATCGACTTCTCGGACGAGATCGACGCCGCCGCGGTCGCCAAGGTCCTGCGCGCCAACGGCATCGTCGACACCGAGCCCTACCGCAAGCTGGGCCGCAACCAGCTGCGCGTGGCGATGTTCCCGGCGATCGACCCGGCCGACGTCGAGGCCCTGACGAAGTGCATCGACCACGTGATCGAGAAGCTGTAG
- a CDS encoding GNAT family N-acetyltransferase, whose amino-acid sequence MDTSTWTLRPAEQDDVEPIAELRAVVMRPDLERLGRFDEHRVRQRFRDSFVAAHASVILAEGRFAGCVALRPAEDAHWLEHFFLDPDLQGRGLGSAVLRTLLARTDATGGTVRLNVLQGSAARRLYERHGFTVESEDPVDVFMVRRPGAGPVRAGGPGADVSCPETVA is encoded by the coding sequence ATGGATACCAGCACGTGGACCCTGCGTCCCGCGGAGCAGGACGATGTCGAGCCGATCGCCGAGCTGCGGGCCGTGGTGATGCGCCCGGACCTGGAGCGGCTGGGGCGGTTCGACGAGCACCGGGTGCGGCAGCGGTTCCGGGACTCCTTCGTCGCGGCGCACGCGTCGGTCATCCTGGCCGAGGGCCGCTTCGCGGGGTGTGTCGCGCTGCGCCCCGCCGAGGACGCGCACTGGCTGGAGCACTTCTTCCTCGACCCGGACCTCCAGGGCCGCGGCCTCGGCTCGGCCGTCCTGCGCACGCTGCTGGCCCGCACCGACGCCACCGGCGGGACCGTCCGCCTGAACGTCCTCCAGGGCAGCGCGGCCAGGCGGCTGTACGAGCGGCACGGGTTCACCGTGGAGAGCGAGGACCCGGTGGACGTCTTCATGGTCCGGCGGCCGGGCGCGGGGCCCGTCCGGGCGGGTGGCCCGGGGGCCGATGTCTCATGCCCCGAGACAGTGGCATAA
- a CDS encoding class I SAM-dependent methyltransferase, with amino-acid sequence MTDQDGYFPESIAATYDESLADMFAADAVAPAVDLLVGLAGAGRALELGIGTGRIALPLAARGVEVHGIELSRAMADRLRDKPGGDAIGVTLGDFSTATAPGSFSLAYLVFNTIMNLTSQDAQVDCFRNAARHLAPGGTFVVEVMVPDLRKLPPGQNTVPFHVGDSRLGFDTYDLATQAMSSHHVKVTEDGQGSFWSIPFRYVWPAELDLMARLAGMRLRERWEDWGRTPFTHDSRQHVSVWEKPAG; translated from the coding sequence GTGACCGATCAAGACGGCTACTTCCCCGAGTCGATTGCCGCGACCTACGACGAGTCGCTCGCGGACATGTTCGCCGCGGACGCGGTGGCGCCCGCAGTGGATCTGCTCGTGGGGCTGGCCGGTGCCGGGCGGGCCCTGGAACTGGGCATCGGCACCGGGCGCATCGCGTTGCCGTTGGCCGCGCGGGGTGTCGAGGTGCACGGGATCGAACTGTCCCGGGCGATGGCGGACCGGTTGCGGGACAAGCCCGGTGGGGACGCGATCGGTGTGACCCTCGGGGACTTCTCGACGGCCACCGCGCCCGGAAGCTTCTCCCTCGCCTACCTGGTCTTCAACACGATCATGAATCTGACCAGCCAGGACGCCCAGGTGGACTGCTTTCGCAATGCCGCCCGGCACCTGGCACCGGGCGGGACCTTCGTCGTCGAGGTCATGGTCCCCGATCTGCGGAAACTGCCACCGGGACAGAACACCGTCCCCTTCCACGTCGGCGACAGCCGCCTCGGGTTCGACACGTACGACCTCGCGACCCAGGCCATGTCCTCGCACCACGTCAAGGTCACGGAGGACGGCCAGGGCTCCTTCTGGTCCATCCCCTTCCGGTACGTCTGGCCCGCCGAGCTCGACCTGATGGCCCGGCTGGCGGGCATGCGGCTGCGGGAGCGGTGGGAGGACTGGGGGCGGACGCCGTTCACCCACGACAGCCGGCAGCACGTCTCCGTGTGGGAGAAGCCCGCCGGCTGA